A window of Actinopolymorpha sp. NPDC004070 contains these coding sequences:
- the tyrS gene encoding tyrosine--tRNA ligase: MLDDLRWRGLLAESTDEAALRAALAEGPVTYYVGFDPTAPSLHHGNLVQLVTARRLQQAGHTPLLLIGGSTGLIGDPKPDAERTLNDPETVAGWVERLKRQVTPFVDFDGPNAAQIVNNLDWTAPVSVLEFLRDIGRHFRVNKMIQKEVVKARLDTEQGIGYAEFSYQILQAFDYLELFRRYGCTLQTGGSDQWGNITAGVDLIRRAEGATVHAMATPLLTRSDGTKFGKSAGGLTVWLDPEMMSPYAFYQFWFNTPDADVGQYLRVFSFRSREELEALEKTTAERPAAREAQRVLAEELTTLVHGADECARVIAASGALFGRGALTDVDGRTLDAALRETPHVRVERDSEGALPPLVDLLAETGLVASRSAARRTVDEGGAYLNNERVTSVESVPSTDDLLHGRWLVLRRGRRNVAGVEVAP; encoded by the coding sequence GTGCTGGACGACCTGCGCTGGCGCGGGCTGCTCGCGGAGTCGACCGACGAGGCCGCGCTCCGCGCCGCGCTCGCGGAAGGACCCGTCACCTATTACGTCGGTTTCGACCCGACCGCACCGAGCCTGCACCACGGCAACCTCGTCCAGCTCGTCACCGCTCGGCGGCTGCAGCAGGCCGGCCACACGCCACTGCTCCTGATCGGCGGGTCCACCGGCCTGATCGGCGATCCCAAACCGGACGCCGAACGCACCCTGAACGACCCGGAGACGGTGGCCGGCTGGGTCGAACGCCTGAAGCGGCAGGTCACGCCCTTCGTCGACTTCGACGGGCCGAACGCCGCGCAGATCGTGAACAACCTCGACTGGACGGCACCGGTCAGCGTGCTGGAGTTCCTCCGCGACATCGGTCGGCACTTCCGGGTCAACAAGATGATCCAGAAGGAGGTCGTGAAGGCGCGGCTGGACACCGAGCAGGGAATCGGGTACGCCGAGTTCAGCTACCAGATCCTGCAAGCGTTCGACTACCTCGAGCTGTTCCGCCGGTACGGCTGCACCCTGCAGACCGGTGGCAGCGACCAGTGGGGCAACATCACCGCCGGTGTCGACCTCATCCGCCGGGCGGAGGGCGCCACCGTGCACGCGATGGCGACGCCGCTGCTCACCCGGTCCGACGGCACCAAGTTCGGCAAGAGCGCAGGCGGCCTGACCGTCTGGCTGGACCCGGAGATGATGTCGCCGTACGCCTTCTACCAGTTCTGGTTCAACACCCCGGACGCCGACGTCGGTCAGTACCTCCGCGTCTTCAGCTTCCGTTCCCGCGAGGAGCTGGAGGCACTGGAGAAGACCACCGCCGAACGCCCGGCCGCTCGGGAAGCCCAACGAGTCCTGGCCGAGGAGCTCACCACGCTCGTCCACGGCGCGGACGAGTGCGCCCGGGTGATCGCGGCCTCCGGTGCCCTCTTCGGCCGAGGTGCCCTCACCGACGTCGACGGCCGGACCCTGGACGCCGCGCTCCGTGAAACGCCCCACGTCCGCGTCGAACGCGACAGCGAGGGCGCGCTCCCACCGCTGGTCGATCTCCTCGCCGAGACCGGCCTGGTGGCCAGTAGATCCGCTGCGCGGCGGACCGTCGACGAGGGTGGCGCCTACCTCAACAACGAGCGGGTCACGTCGGTCGAATCCGTGCCCTCCACCGACGACCTGCTCCACGGCCGGTGGCTGGTGTTGCGCCGCGGACGGCGCAACGTCGCGGGCGTGGAGGTGGCCCCGTAG
- a CDS encoding DNA-3-methyladenine glycosylase — MTDDLRALLSRPVLEVAPALLGRVVEHRTAEGLVAVRLTEVEAYDGPNDPGSHAYRGRTARNAVMFGPPGHLYVYFTYGMHWCINLVCGDNGHASAVLLRAGEVITGEDLAKSRRSAARSARDLARGPARLAQALGVDRAGNGLDTFAPSSPVRLGPGEPVAAASIRRGPRVGLAAAADRPWRFWVDAEPTVSAYRPHAPKRRRSAAAPGPTTAAAPGSGTLGVEAATAQPSIRPRKELR; from the coding sequence ATGACCGACGATCTGCGCGCGCTGCTCAGCCGACCCGTGCTCGAGGTGGCGCCCGCTCTGCTCGGCCGGGTGGTCGAACACCGGACCGCCGAGGGGCTGGTCGCCGTCCGGCTGACGGAGGTGGAGGCCTACGACGGCCCGAACGACCCCGGCTCGCACGCCTACCGCGGCCGCACCGCACGCAACGCGGTGATGTTCGGCCCACCAGGCCACCTCTACGTCTACTTCACCTACGGCATGCACTGGTGCATCAATCTCGTATGCGGGGACAACGGGCACGCCAGTGCGGTCCTGCTCCGGGCCGGCGAAGTGATCACGGGGGAGGACCTCGCGAAGTCCCGCCGGTCGGCGGCCCGCTCGGCTCGCGACCTGGCCCGCGGACCGGCCCGGCTCGCCCAGGCGCTCGGCGTGGACCGCGCGGGCAACGGCCTGGACACGTTCGCCCCGTCCTCGCCCGTACGCCTCGGGCCAGGCGAGCCGGTGGCGGCCGCGAGCATCCGGCGCGGACCCCGGGTCGGGTTGGCAGCTGCCGCGGACCGGCCGTGGCGGTTCTGGGTGGACGCCGAGCCCACGGTCTCCGCCTACCGCCCGCACGCGCCCAAGCGCCGGCGGAGCGCCGCCGCACCCGGCCCCACCACCGCCGCCGCACCCGGCTCGGGCACTCTTGGAGTCGAGGCAGCCACCGCCCAACCATCGATCCGACCGAGGAAGGAACTACGGTGA
- the argH gene encoding argininosuccinate lyase yields the protein MIEEHLPGDQPTRLWGGRFAAGPAQALAALSRSVHFDWRLAPFDLAQTRAHARVLRRADLLTDPELARVEEAIDVLAAEVAAGTLAPRPDDEDVHTAIERELLDRLGPLGGKLRAGRSRNDQVATDFRLYLRAQARVLVALVADLQEALLEQAGQHAASPAPGFTHLQHAQPVAFGHELAKHVHALARDVDRLRDWDDRAATSPLGAGALAGSSLPLDPETAAADLGFLRASENSLDAVSDRDFVAEFLFCTAMLGVHLSRLGEEYCLWASTEFGWVRLDDAFATGSSIMPQKKNPDAAELVRGKSGRLIGHLTGMLTTLKGMPFAYNRDLQEDKEPVFDTVDQLVLVLPAITGMVATSTFDTDRMAAAAPLGFALATDVAEWLVRQGVAFRDAHEIAGACVQECERRGVDLPDLGDDDLAAISPHLTPQVRTVLSVQGALDARSALGGTAPVRVRDQLSRLRPRTEEAREWARGG from the coding sequence GTGATCGAGGAGCACCTGCCGGGCGATCAGCCGACCCGGCTCTGGGGCGGCCGCTTCGCCGCCGGTCCCGCCCAGGCACTGGCCGCCCTGTCGAGGTCGGTGCACTTCGACTGGCGGCTGGCGCCGTTCGACCTGGCTCAGACCCGTGCCCACGCCCGGGTGCTGCGCCGAGCGGACCTGCTCACCGATCCGGAGCTGGCCCGGGTCGAGGAGGCGATCGACGTGCTCGCCGCTGAGGTGGCGGCCGGCACGTTGGCGCCGCGACCTGACGACGAGGACGTCCACACCGCGATCGAACGCGAGTTGCTGGACCGGCTCGGCCCGCTCGGGGGCAAGCTGCGGGCCGGCCGGAGCCGCAACGACCAGGTGGCGACGGACTTCCGGCTGTACCTCCGCGCACAGGCACGGGTGCTGGTCGCCCTCGTGGCCGACCTGCAGGAGGCGTTGCTGGAGCAGGCCGGGCAACACGCCGCGTCGCCGGCACCCGGCTTCACCCATCTCCAGCACGCGCAGCCGGTCGCCTTCGGGCACGAGCTCGCCAAGCACGTGCACGCACTGGCCCGGGACGTCGACCGGCTGCGTGACTGGGACGACCGGGCGGCTACCTCGCCGCTGGGGGCCGGCGCGCTCGCCGGCTCCTCGCTTCCGCTCGACCCGGAAACGGCCGCCGCCGACCTCGGATTCCTCCGGGCGTCGGAAAACTCGCTGGACGCGGTGTCCGACCGCGACTTCGTGGCGGAGTTCCTCTTCTGCACGGCGATGCTCGGCGTCCACCTTTCCCGGCTGGGCGAGGAGTACTGCCTGTGGGCGTCCACCGAGTTCGGCTGGGTCCGGCTCGACGACGCGTTCGCCACCGGTTCGTCGATCATGCCGCAGAAGAAGAATCCCGACGCCGCGGAGCTCGTCCGCGGCAAGTCCGGCCGGTTGATCGGGCACCTGACCGGAATGCTCACCACGTTGAAGGGCATGCCGTTCGCCTACAACCGCGACCTGCAGGAGGACAAGGAGCCGGTCTTCGACACGGTGGACCAGCTCGTCCTCGTTCTGCCCGCCATCACCGGCATGGTCGCGACCAGTACGTTCGACACCGACCGGATGGCCGCGGCCGCTCCACTCGGCTTCGCGCTCGCCACCGACGTGGCGGAGTGGCTGGTACGCCAGGGCGTGGCCTTCCGAGACGCGCACGAGATCGCGGGCGCCTGCGTACAGGAGTGTGAGCGTCGCGGCGTCGACCTGCCTGACCTCGGCGACGACGATCTGGCGGCGATCTCGCCCCATCTCACGCCGCAGGTGCGCACCGTGCTGAGCGTCCAGGGCGCGCTGGACGCACGCTCCGCGCTCGGCGGTACGGCGCCGGTCCGGGTGCGCGACCAGCTGTCCCGGCTCCGGCCGCGCACGGAAGAGGCTCGGGAGTGGGCGCGCGGGGGATGA
- a CDS encoding argininosuccinate synthase — MTERVVLAYSGGLDTSVAIGWIAEQTGAEVVACAIDVGQGGEDLDTIRKRALECGAVEAVVVDAKDEFADGYCFPALATNALYMERYPLVSALSRPLIVKHLVQAARQHGASVVAHGCTGKGNDQVRFEVGVGALAPDLRVLAPVRDFAWTREKAIAYAEQHGLPIDVSKKSPFSIDQNVWGRAVETGFLEDLWNAPTEDVYDYTQDPAVAREADEVVVSFEAGRPVALDGKPVTMLEAIQQLNARAGAQGVGRLDLVEDRLVGIKSREIYEAPGAIALITAHQELENVTVERDLARFKRQVEQRWTELVYDGLWFSPLKRALDSFVDASQEQVSGDIRMTLHGGRAVVSGRRSAASLYDFNLATYDEGDVFDQSLARGFVELWGLPSKIAAKRDLGKS; from the coding sequence ATGACCGAGCGCGTGGTGCTCGCCTACTCGGGCGGGCTCGACACTTCCGTGGCGATCGGCTGGATCGCCGAGCAGACCGGTGCGGAGGTCGTGGCCTGTGCGATCGACGTCGGCCAGGGCGGAGAGGATCTGGACACGATCCGCAAGCGCGCCCTGGAGTGTGGGGCGGTCGAGGCCGTCGTCGTGGACGCCAAGGACGAGTTCGCCGACGGCTACTGCTTTCCGGCCCTCGCCACCAACGCCCTGTACATGGAGCGGTACCCCCTGGTCTCCGCCCTGTCCCGGCCGCTGATCGTCAAGCACCTCGTCCAGGCGGCCAGGCAGCACGGGGCGAGCGTCGTGGCGCACGGTTGCACCGGCAAGGGCAACGACCAGGTCCGGTTCGAGGTCGGCGTCGGCGCGCTGGCTCCCGACCTCAGGGTTCTGGCTCCGGTCCGCGACTTCGCCTGGACCCGCGAGAAGGCGATCGCCTACGCCGAGCAGCACGGGCTGCCGATCGACGTCAGCAAGAAGTCGCCGTTCTCCATCGACCAGAACGTCTGGGGCCGGGCCGTGGAGACCGGGTTCCTCGAGGACCTGTGGAACGCCCCCACCGAGGATGTCTACGACTACACCCAGGACCCCGCGGTCGCCCGGGAAGCCGACGAGGTGGTGGTTTCGTTCGAGGCCGGCCGTCCGGTCGCTCTGGACGGCAAGCCGGTGACGATGCTGGAGGCGATCCAGCAGCTCAACGCTCGCGCCGGCGCTCAGGGGGTCGGTCGCCTCGACCTGGTGGAGGACCGCCTGGTGGGCATCAAGAGCCGCGAGATCTACGAGGCGCCGGGTGCGATCGCGCTGATCACCGCGCACCAGGAGCTGGAGAACGTCACCGTGGAGCGCGACCTCGCGCGGTTCAAGCGCCAGGTGGAGCAGCGGTGGACCGAGCTGGTGTACGACGGGCTGTGGTTCTCGCCGCTGAAGCGGGCCCTGGACAGCTTCGTGGACGCCTCGCAGGAGCAGGTCTCCGGTGACATCCGGATGACCCTGCACGGTGGCCGGGCGGTCGTGAGCGGTCGCCGGAGCGCCGCCTCGCTCTACGACTTCAACCTCGCGACCTACGACGAGGGCGACGTGTTCGACCAGTCGCTGGCCCGCGGGTTCGTCGAGCTCTGGGGGCTCCCCAGCAAGATCGCCGCCAAGCGTGACCTCGGGAAGTCCTGA
- a CDS encoding arginine repressor, with product MNHDTTTDQVPAKGSRSRPSRDEPSPTGDQALAMTGRKATRSAGPKVGDVDLTTPRPGTDVPRVAMTKTARHQYVVEVLSRTEVRSQAELADRLAEEGIAVTQTTLSRDLDELGAVRVRTAGGALVYALPGEGGDRTPRATPDAPSVAEARLARVCGELLVSAVPSANLVVLRTPPGAAQFFASALDHAEVPGVIGTIAGDDTVLVVAREPDGGTGVADQLLALARKNQPTKEQ from the coding sequence ATGAACCACGACACGACCACCGACCAGGTCCCGGCCAAGGGATCACGATCCCGGCCCAGCAGGGACGAGCCCTCCCCGACCGGCGACCAGGCGCTTGCGATGACCGGCCGGAAGGCGACGAGATCCGCGGGGCCCAAGGTCGGCGACGTCGACCTGACCACCCCGCGTCCCGGCACCGACGTGCCCCGCGTGGCGATGACGAAGACCGCCCGCCACCAGTACGTCGTGGAGGTGCTGTCGCGTACCGAGGTGAGGTCGCAGGCGGAGCTTGCCGACCGGCTGGCCGAGGAGGGCATCGCGGTGACGCAGACCACCCTGTCCCGCGACCTGGACGAACTCGGCGCGGTCCGGGTGCGCACCGCCGGCGGCGCCCTCGTCTACGCCCTGCCCGGCGAAGGCGGCGACCGCACACCGCGAGCCACCCCGGACGCACCCTCGGTGGCAGAGGCGAGGCTTGCGCGGGTCTGCGGCGAACTCCTCGTCTCCGCGGTCCCGTCGGCCAACCTCGTGGTGCTGCGGACCCCGCCTGGCGCGGCCCAGTTCTTCGCCTCCGCCCTCGACCACGCCGAAGTCCCCGGTGTCATCGGCACCATCGCCGGGGACGACACTGTGCTCGTGGTCGCCCGCGAACCCGACGGCGGCACCGGTGTCGCCGACCAACTGCTTGCGCTCGCTCGCAAGAACCAACCCACGAAGGAGCAATGA
- the argF gene encoding ornithine carbamoyltransferase has translation MVRHFLRDDDLSGAEQAQVLDLADTMKKDRFAFRPLEGPRVVAVLFDKSSTRTRVSFSVGITELGGYPMVIDAQSAQLGRGESIADTARVLDRQCAAIVWRTAGQDRIEEMAAVSTVPVVNALTDEFHPCQILADLQTVREHKGRLAGIRLSYLGDGANNMAHSYLLGGAIAGMHVRVGTPRGYQPDPSVLARATEIAAAGGGSVAVVADPREALEGADVVATDTWVSMGQEEEATNRSAPFVPFAVTEQAMSHAASDAIVLHCLPAYRGKEIEAGVIDGPRSVVWDEAENRLHVQKALLTWLLERSREEHPGQEV, from the coding sequence ATGGTGCGGCACTTCCTGCGGGACGACGACCTGAGCGGCGCCGAGCAGGCGCAGGTGCTCGACCTCGCCGACACGATGAAGAAGGATCGCTTCGCGTTCCGCCCGCTGGAGGGGCCGCGGGTCGTGGCCGTGCTGTTCGACAAGTCCTCCACCCGCACCCGGGTCTCCTTCAGCGTCGGCATCACCGAGCTGGGCGGCTACCCGATGGTGATCGACGCCCAGAGCGCCCAGCTCGGGCGCGGCGAGTCGATCGCGGACACCGCCAGGGTGCTGGACCGGCAGTGCGCCGCGATCGTCTGGCGTACCGCCGGTCAGGACCGCATCGAGGAGATGGCCGCCGTGAGCACGGTGCCCGTCGTCAACGCGCTGACCGACGAGTTCCACCCGTGCCAGATCCTCGCCGACCTGCAGACCGTTCGCGAGCACAAGGGCCGGCTGGCCGGCATCCGGCTCAGCTACCTCGGCGACGGCGCCAACAACATGGCGCACTCCTACCTCCTCGGCGGTGCGATCGCGGGAATGCACGTCCGCGTCGGCACCCCGCGCGGTTACCAGCCGGACCCGTCGGTGCTGGCCCGGGCCACCGAGATCGCCGCCGCCGGCGGCGGGTCGGTCGCAGTGGTGGCGGATCCCCGCGAGGCACTCGAGGGTGCCGACGTGGTGGCGACCGACACCTGGGTGTCGATGGGGCAGGAGGAGGAGGCGACCAACCGGTCCGCACCGTTCGTCCCGTTCGCCGTGACCGAGCAGGCGATGAGCCACGCGGCATCCGACGCGATCGTGCTGCACTGCCTGCCCGCCTACCGTGGCAAGGAGATCGAGGCCGGCGTCATCGACGGCCCGCGAAGTGTCGTCTGGGACGAGGCCGAAAACCGCCTGCACGTGCAGAAGGCCCTGCTCACCTGGCTGCTGGAGCGGTCACGAGAAGAGCATCCGGGTCAGGAGGTGTGA